The following proteins are encoded in a genomic region of Chryseobacterium cucumeris:
- a CDS encoding Crp/Fnr family transcriptional regulator encodes MFENIIKNITRFISITPEEEKTFTDLLVCQSFPKKTVLLREGEICQFEGYIHKGCVRMYCLDDNGSEVTLLFAIEDWWISDIASFHEQKPSKVFIETLEDSEIYMLNTTTKEKLLQEVPKFERVFRMLVQRNLATLQSRLVNTISKTASDRYLEFIKVYPSIPQRVAQYYIASYLGVSKEFVSTIRKRLASKEK; translated from the coding sequence ATGTTCGAAAACATCATCAAAAATATTACGCGATTTATTTCAATCACTCCCGAAGAAGAAAAAACTTTTACAGACCTGCTTGTCTGTCAGTCGTTTCCTAAAAAAACAGTTTTACTGAGAGAAGGAGAGATTTGCCAGTTTGAAGGGTATATTCATAAAGGATGTGTGAGAATGTATTGTTTGGATGATAATGGTTCCGAAGTAACGTTACTGTTTGCCATCGAAGATTGGTGGATCAGTGATATTGCATCATTTCATGAACAGAAGCCTTCTAAGGTTTTTATCGAAACACTGGAAGACTCGGAAATCTATATGTTGAATACTACAACAAAAGAAAAACTGCTGCAGGAAGTTCCCAAATTTGAAAGAGTTTTCAGAATGCTGGTTCAGAGGAACCTGGCAACCCTGCAAAGCCGACTGGTGAATACCATTTCCAAGACTGCATCCGACAGATACCTTGAATTCATCAAAGTATACCCTTCCATCCCGCAAAGAGTAGCACAATACTACATTGCTTCTTACCTTGGGGTTTCAAAAGAATTTGTAAGCACCATTAGGAAGCGTCTTGCTTCAAAGGAGAAATAA
- a CDS encoding pirin family protein: MDRKDFLKKGLLGTGMFVASASLASAMKNDIDEIEPLEPIGYNHLPNTESKIKENSVIHRADTRGKADHGWLLSQHTFSFANYYNPERMHFGVLRVLNDDKVEAGRGFGTHPHDNMEIISIPLEGDLEHKDSMGNTAVIRSGDIQVMSAGTGIMHSEFNKNSDKLVKFLQIWIYPKKRNVTPRYDQITLDKTKGHNQFQQILSPNADDEGVWIHQDAWFHLGTFEENKETQYQIRKKGNGVYAFILKGSAEIGGEIIEERDGFGVWDIQEITIKTLQEGTEILLMEVPMTL, from the coding sequence ATGGACAGAAAAGATTTTTTAAAGAAAGGATTATTGGGAACAGGAATGTTTGTAGCATCAGCTTCTTTGGCCAGTGCTATGAAAAATGATATCGATGAGATCGAACCACTAGAACCGATCGGATACAATCATCTTCCCAATACAGAATCAAAAATAAAAGAAAACTCTGTGATTCACAGAGCTGATACAAGAGGGAAGGCAGATCACGGATGGCTGTTGAGCCAGCACACTTTCAGTTTTGCCAATTATTATAATCCTGAAAGAATGCACTTTGGAGTATTGAGAGTCCTGAATGATGATAAAGTGGAAGCAGGAAGAGGTTTCGGAACCCACCCTCACGACAATATGGAAATCATCAGTATTCCTTTGGAAGGTGACCTTGAACACAAAGACAGCATGGGAAATACAGCGGTGATCAGAAGCGGAGATATTCAGGTCATGAGTGCAGGAACAGGAATTATGCACAGCGAATTCAACAAAAACAGTGATAAACTTGTAAAATTCCTTCAGATCTGGATTTATCCGAAAAAAAGAAATGTGACGCCGAGATATGATCAGATTACATTAGATAAAACCAAAGGTCATAATCAATTTCAACAGATTCTTTCCCCCAATGCAGATGACGAAGGTGTATGGATCCATCAGGACGCATGGTTTCATCTGGGAACTTTTGAGGAGAATAAAGAAACACAGTATCAAATCAGAAAAAAAGGAAACGGAGTCTATGCTTTTATTTTGAAGGGAAGCGCAGAAATAGGCGGTGAGATTATAGAAGAACGAGATGGATTCGGAGTCTGGGATATTCAGGAAATTACGATCAAAACCCTTCAGGAAGGTACAGAAATCCTTTTAATGGAAGTACCGATGACACTATAA
- a CDS encoding hydrolase, whose product MKKLILSFAAGLLSLTASAQNPGKSLLNPTNHAVVLIDHEGQMAFATKSISMEELRNNVALVAGGSKIFNVPTVVTTVAEKSFSGPVFPEISEVYPQATSGYVDRTTMNTWEDVNAHKAITGKNKKKLVFAGLWTSVCIVGPVLSAIDEGYDVYVVTDASGDISKEAHDQSITRMVQAGAHPITSVQYVLELQRDWARKETYKPVNDLMKKHGGAYGIGIQYAQEMLKH is encoded by the coding sequence ATGAAAAAATTAATCCTATCATTTGCAGCTGGTTTATTATCATTAACTGCATCAGCTCAAAACCCTGGAAAATCATTATTAAATCCTACCAATCACGCCGTAGTACTCATCGACCACGAAGGTCAAATGGCTTTTGCAACCAAAAGCATCAGCATGGAAGAGTTAAGAAACAATGTGGCACTGGTTGCAGGTGGATCAAAAATATTCAATGTTCCTACAGTAGTAACAACGGTGGCAGAAAAGTCATTCAGCGGACCTGTTTTCCCGGAAATTTCAGAAGTATATCCGCAAGCAACCAGTGGATATGTAGACAGAACTACCATGAATACATGGGAAGACGTTAATGCCCATAAAGCCATTACAGGAAAAAATAAAAAGAAACTGGTTTTCGCAGGATTATGGACAAGTGTATGTATCGTAGGACCTGTATTATCAGCGATTGACGAAGGTTACGATGTATATGTAGTAACAGATGCTTCTGGGGATATTTCTAAAGAAGCGCACGATCAGTCAATCACCCGTATGGTTCAGGCAGGAGCACATCCTATCACTTCTGTTCAGTATGTATTGGAACTGCAGAGAGACTGGGCTAGAAAAGAAACATACAAACCGGTTAATGATCTGATGAAAAAACATGGTGGAGCTTATGGTATTGGAATTCAGTATGCTCAGGAAATGTTAAAACACTAA
- a CDS encoding amidohydrolase produces MKLLNIFTLSTVLAAGILNAQKADMIITNGKITTMDDKNPEVQAVAIKDHKILQVGTNAQILKLKNGNTKVIDAKRNRVIPGLFDSHLHVIRGGRFYNTELRWDGVKSLKRALEMLKEQAQRTPKGQWVRVIGGWNEYQFEEKRLPTLAEINEATGNVPTFIMYLYGKAWLNKAGLKELNINGDTPNPAQGLIEKDNNGDPTGLLVAEPNAFILYSTLAKLPELKEEEKVNSTLQYMTELNRLGVTAVMDAGGGFQNFPDDYGTTDQLNKQGKITVRLPYYLFAQKKGSELADYTKWIGMVEIDDHGHNDFNEIDYHVNGGGENLVSDGADFENFLFPRPELPATMEKNMKDVVSLLVKNKWPFRIHATYNESITRFLNVIEEVNKETPLNGLVWFIDHAETVTEDNMKRIKALGGGIAVQHRMAYQGESFIHRYGKKPALASPPVKKMLEMGIPVGLGTDGTRVASYNPWVALYWITTGKTIGGTQVMGKENTLDRKTALSLSTYGGYELIKDYQKGKIQKGYFADLTILDKDYFTVNDEDIKNITSKLTIVDGKVVYGDETYKTEAPARLPVIPDWSPVKYYGGYQTK; encoded by the coding sequence ATGAAACTACTGAATATATTTACCCTTTCCACAGTTTTGGCAGCAGGAATTCTGAATGCTCAGAAAGCAGACATGATCATTACCAATGGGAAGATTACCACAATGGATGATAAGAATCCTGAAGTACAGGCTGTGGCCATCAAAGACCATAAAATCTTACAGGTAGGAACCAATGCCCAGATTTTAAAATTAAAAAATGGCAATACAAAAGTCATTGATGCTAAAAGAAACAGAGTGATTCCAGGCTTATTTGACAGCCATTTGCATGTAATCAGAGGAGGACGATTTTACAATACCGAACTTCGTTGGGATGGTGTGAAATCATTAAAAAGAGCATTGGAAATGCTGAAAGAACAGGCTCAGAGAACACCGAAGGGACAATGGGTAAGAGTCATCGGAGGCTGGAATGAATATCAGTTTGAAGAAAAAAGACTTCCCACACTGGCTGAAATTAATGAAGCTACGGGAAATGTGCCTACTTTCATCATGTATCTCTATGGAAAAGCCTGGCTGAACAAAGCCGGATTAAAAGAACTGAATATCAATGGAGATACCCCAAACCCTGCTCAAGGTTTAATTGAAAAAGACAATAACGGAGATCCTACAGGATTATTGGTGGCAGAACCGAATGCATTTATTCTTTATTCAACATTAGCGAAACTGCCGGAACTGAAAGAAGAAGAAAAAGTAAATTCTACCCTTCAATACATGACGGAACTGAACAGATTGGGAGTGACTGCAGTAATGGACGCAGGTGGAGGATTCCAGAATTTTCCGGATGACTACGGAACAACAGATCAGCTGAACAAACAGGGGAAAATTACCGTTCGACTTCCTTACTATTTATTTGCCCAGAAAAAAGGATCTGAGCTTGCCGATTATACCAAATGGATTGGAATGGTAGAAATTGACGACCATGGTCACAATGATTTTAATGAAATCGATTATCATGTCAACGGTGGAGGGGAAAACCTCGTATCAGACGGAGCCGACTTTGAAAACTTTCTTTTCCCAAGACCCGAACTTCCGGCTACGATGGAAAAAAACATGAAAGACGTAGTAAGTCTTCTGGTAAAAAACAAATGGCCTTTCAGAATTCATGCAACCTATAATGAAAGTATCACCAGATTTTTAAATGTCATTGAAGAAGTAAACAAAGAAACTCCTTTGAACGGATTAGTATGGTTTATCGACCACGCAGAAACCGTTACCGAAGATAATATGAAAAGAATCAAAGCGTTGGGCGGAGGAATTGCAGTACAGCACAGAATGGCGTATCAGGGAGAAAGTTTCATCCACAGATATGGTAAAAAACCGGCTTTAGCATCTCCTCCAGTGAAAAAAATGCTGGAAATGGGAATTCCTGTAGGATTGGGAACAGACGGAACCAGAGTGGCAAGTTATAACCCATGGGTAGCTTTATACTGGATCACCACAGGAAAAACAATAGGAGGAACTCAGGTAATGGGCAAAGAAAATACGCTGGACAGAAAAACGGCTTTATCACTTTCTACTTATGGCGGATACGAACTCATCAAAGACTATCAGAAAGGAAAAATACAGAAAGGATACTTTGCAGATCTTACCATTCTGGATAAAGATTATTTCACAGTCAATGATGAAGACATCAAAAACATTACCTCAAAACTGACGATCGTAGATGGGAAAGTAGTGTACGGAGATGAAACCTACAAAACAGAAGCACCCGCACGACTTCCAGTCATCCCGGACTGGTCACCTGTAAAATATTACGGAGGCTATCAGACAAAATAA
- a CDS encoding DoxX family protein, with protein MKKLIHIITNTNPGRKLTDAALLVFRVFLSVELIVAHGLKKIGVGVSEAEQVPNPLHLPEAFNSLFADAANLVFPVFVIFGFFTRIAVLPILAVTLTGYFILHWNDALLVKDTPFMYSLCYLFLLFMGAGRYSVDHYLTKKSS; from the coding sequence ATGAAAAAGTTAATCCATATCATCACCAATACCAATCCGGGAAGAAAATTAACCGATGCTGCACTTTTAGTCTTCAGAGTTTTCCTTTCCGTAGAATTAATCGTAGCCCACGGATTAAAAAAAATAGGAGTAGGTGTTTCAGAAGCAGAGCAGGTTCCGAACCCGCTGCACCTTCCGGAAGCATTCAACAGTCTTTTTGCTGATGCAGCCAATCTGGTATTTCCGGTATTTGTGATCTTTGGTTTTTTCACAAGAATTGCAGTGCTGCCAATTTTAGCGGTGACGCTTACAGGATACTTTATTCTCCATTGGAATGATGCTTTACTGGTAAAAGACACTCCTTTTATGTACAGCTTGTGTTATCTGTTTTTACTGTTTATGGGAGCTGGAAGATATTCTGTGGATCATTATTTAACAAAGAAATCATCATGA
- a CDS encoding alginate export family protein, with product MKKLIAIVLLLQIFIPLQISAQFKLMRFDEDYASYKDSAKTFYNSIKYIPIAEKSNHYLSLGGEARLEFVDFNNEDWGRMGIGSNPFLIQRYSVHADLHLGSRVRIFGQVRSAWENGRKNGPRPIDEDHLNIQNLFIDVDILKNDKEKLTVRAGRQELDYGSGRLISVREGPNLRLYFDGLKFMYKRGNFRSDAFMMAASEINPGAFDNKSSKSINLWGSYNTWIIPRSGNLELYYLGIHRKDVRFEDGLSDENRHTFGGRFWKYGGGFIYNFEAAYQFGNFNKGNISAWTASADIGYMFENVKGKPTINLRNDYISGDSNKGDGTLGTFNPLYPKGGYFGFNPQIGPVNLIDIHPYATIDLGKKITVQADVVFNWRYSIQDGIYRPSGTLNLASSNSKKRYIGTAFLGSFNYKINPFLTFNTGIQYFNTGAFINDVIDNHKDGLFINSRIVFKF from the coding sequence ATGAAAAAACTGATTGCCATTGTACTGTTGCTGCAGATTTTTATTCCACTTCAAATTTCTGCCCAGTTCAAGCTGATGAGGTTTGATGAAGATTATGCTTCCTATAAAGACTCTGCAAAAACTTTTTACAACTCCATCAAATACATACCTATTGCAGAAAAAAGCAACCATTATCTTTCATTGGGGGGAGAAGCAAGACTGGAATTTGTAGATTTTAATAACGAAGATTGGGGAAGAATGGGAATTGGAAGCAATCCTTTTCTGATTCAAAGATACAGTGTACATGCAGATCTGCATCTGGGCTCAAGAGTAAGAATTTTCGGACAGGTGAGAAGTGCATGGGAAAATGGAAGAAAGAACGGTCCGAGACCTATTGACGAAGATCATTTGAATATTCAGAATCTTTTCATTGATGTTGATATTTTGAAAAATGATAAAGAAAAGTTGACCGTACGTGCCGGAAGACAGGAACTTGATTATGGAAGCGGAAGACTGATCTCAGTAAGAGAAGGTCCGAATTTAAGACTCTATTTTGATGGATTAAAATTCATGTACAAAAGAGGGAACTTCAGATCTGATGCCTTTATGATGGCCGCCAGTGAAATCAATCCAGGAGCATTCGATAACAAATCTTCAAAATCAATCAACCTCTGGGGAAGTTACAACACATGGATTATTCCCAGAAGCGGAAATCTGGAGCTCTATTATCTCGGGATTCACAGAAAGGATGTACGTTTTGAAGACGGGCTTTCCGATGAGAACAGACATACTTTTGGCGGAAGATTCTGGAAATATGGAGGAGGTTTTATTTACAATTTCGAAGCAGCCTACCAGTTTGGTAATTTTAATAAAGGAAATATCAGCGCATGGACGGCTTCTGCAGACATCGGATATATGTTTGAAAATGTAAAAGGAAAACCGACCATCAACCTTAGAAACGATTATATTTCAGGAGACAGCAATAAAGGAGATGGAACATTGGGAACATTCAATCCATTGTATCCGAAAGGAGGTTATTTTGGATTTAATCCTCAGATTGGTCCGGTGAATTTAATTGATATCCATCCCTATGCAACGATTGATTTAGGTAAAAAAATAACGGTGCAGGCAGACGTAGTTTTCAACTGGAGATATTCTATCCAGGACGGGATTTACAGACCCAGCGGAACACTAAACCTGGCGTCTTCCAACTCAAAAAAGAGATACATCGGAACCGCATTTTTAGGAAGTTTCAATTATAAGATCAATCCATTTTTAACCTTTAATACAGGAATACAGTATTTCAATACCGGAGCTTTCATTAACGATGTAATCGACAACCACAAAGACGGACTCTTCATCAATTCCAGAATTGTATTTAAATTTTAA
- a CDS encoding M17 family peptidase N-terminal domain-containing protein: protein MKNTLKHSLIIAALALSTLNFAQTTTTAPAKTTAIGTSKTWGTVDGISMIGLVQGPSSADAQLQVACVFEYTEGDIFSPQALPAKLNGLVHLDEALKGELTNLRKTGQFQGHSLETILITPPAGSMSAKKLLLIGLGDRNKFTPDLMTSVGEVAARQAMRLGVTNFAFASDLKDAGIDSPTALVAGNVVRGIVHANRSENYLKEHKLSTTKKLEKVYLLAGPAFFETAGGGISDAISEVKKK, encoded by the coding sequence ATGAAAAATACATTAAAACACTCACTGATAATTGCAGCTTTAGCATTATCTACCTTAAACTTTGCACAAACTACAACCACAGCTCCTGCAAAAACAACAGCCATCGGAACTTCCAAAACCTGGGGAACCGTAGACGGAATTTCCATGATAGGATTGGTACAGGGCCCATCGTCTGCTGACGCCCAGCTTCAGGTAGCTTGTGTTTTCGAATATACAGAAGGTGATATTTTCAGTCCTCAGGCATTACCCGCTAAATTGAACGGATTGGTTCACCTGGATGAGGCTTTAAAAGGAGAACTGACCAACCTTAGAAAAACAGGACAGTTTCAGGGACATTCCTTGGAAACGATTTTAATTACGCCTCCTGCAGGATCGATGTCTGCAAAGAAATTATTGCTGATCGGTTTAGGTGACCGTAATAAATTTACTCCTGATTTAATGACTTCCGTAGGCGAAGTGGCAGCCCGTCAAGCTATGAGATTAGGCGTTACCAATTTTGCATTCGCCAGCGATCTGAAAGACGCCGGAATAGATTCTCCAACTGCTTTGGTAGCGGGAAATGTAGTAAGAGGAATTGTACATGCCAACCGTTCTGAAAATTACCTGAAAGAACACAAATTATCTACCACCAAAAAATTAGAAAAAGTATATCTTCTGGCTGGTCCTGCCTTCTTTGAAACTGCAGGCGGAGGAATTTCCGATGCTATCTCAGAAGTAAAAAAGAAATAA
- a CDS encoding P-loop NTPase fold protein — protein MKINQLLNNIFSFLIGLGILIILTPFIEGFLDKSIDSFKFDKINESVLLDVILLLALCLYTSICVSKWKEHVPNNITTYFFLSIIIFYTYERYFNEHYDFLNFKIHNSLFYFDIIFPIVILYLGNYLKFFAEEFFSIKKNILYEDSPIKDEKDNELGPGFSKTVKKIETIVNENNFVTSYTIGINSEWGGGKSTVLAMLKKRFEDNQNVAIIDFNPWMGFDEKVFVKDFFNSLSEALTENNISSDISHYSEELINVTDNSLLKSIKAIFFREKSLENHFNNINEKIKLLNKKLIIVVDDIDRLDKEEVFQLLKLIRNTANFSNTFFIVAYDREYIISSISGVNEYLAVNYLDKIINTELTLPYYDRNILKEIFKNKLIEKIGEEYRIRVTYALDMGMGYSQTFDNNENILNDFTIWISNIRQIKKMINSIYINFNGFFNEINFTDLIYLELLKLHHPYLYKSIYNKKDIIFRETKGKLYLEKINKDPEEGMDNTVFGRILKDYCNGRKIGDNDKESIYSIFTNLFSIYKNNMMINLDRGNDLDEKLSISYSSKFERYFAQYIFRGNISENDFNVLLNIGENERRKMVIDLIDNGKEKDLKFRFLTDFSYKNKQEFENTIKTILQLVNTNSRINPEYKIGYEERKFKYKIQEYSGNEKFVNLYESKEELKQFINGVFLEAEYPYLFESSVLRDINLNLYKGSTIFSLNNKEINILLKSYFMTYLYFTEYFDSNFFHLLINCKKIMYSGNRSKYNRKIRLDNDIKDIIIEKLEDDNNSLFYMKSLIDYEYDNIVGIRKESIIEIFDSMENFEKLILMKIDENALDAKKEFKYFYYNVRAYNWKAINYDFKFFDFSEGYVL, from the coding sequence ATGAAAATAAATCAATTACTAAATAATATTTTTTCTTTCCTTATAGGATTGGGCATATTAATTATACTTACACCTTTCATAGAGGGTTTTTTAGATAAATCAATTGATAGCTTTAAATTTGATAAAATAAATGAGTCAGTTCTGTTAGACGTTATATTGTTATTAGCTTTATGTTTATATACATCGATTTGTGTTAGTAAATGGAAAGAGCATGTGCCTAATAATATAACAACATATTTTTTTCTTTCGATAATCATATTTTATACTTATGAAAGATATTTTAATGAACATTATGATTTTCTAAATTTCAAAATACATAATTCGTTATTCTATTTTGATATTATTTTTCCAATTGTTATATTATATCTAGGAAATTATTTGAAGTTTTTTGCAGAAGAATTCTTTAGTATAAAAAAGAATATACTTTACGAAGATTCTCCAATTAAAGATGAAAAAGACAATGAATTAGGGCCAGGATTTTCCAAAACAGTAAAAAAGATTGAAACTATAGTTAATGAAAATAACTTTGTGACTTCCTATACTATTGGAATTAATAGTGAATGGGGTGGAGGAAAATCTACTGTTTTAGCAATGTTAAAAAAAAGATTTGAAGATAATCAAAATGTAGCTATTATAGATTTTAATCCATGGATGGGATTTGATGAAAAAGTATTTGTAAAAGATTTTTTTAATTCACTTTCAGAAGCATTAACAGAAAATAATATCTCATCTGATATATCTCATTATTCAGAGGAGTTAATTAATGTCACAGATAATTCTCTTTTAAAATCAATAAAAGCTATTTTTTTTAGAGAAAAATCTTTAGAAAATCATTTTAATAATATTAATGAGAAAATAAAATTATTAAATAAAAAATTAATTATTGTTGTTGATGATATAGACAGGTTAGATAAGGAGGAAGTATTTCAACTATTAAAATTAATACGAAATACAGCAAACTTTTCTAATACATTTTTTATTGTGGCATATGATAGAGAGTATATAATAAGTAGTATAAGTGGTGTAAATGAATATTTAGCTGTTAACTATTTAGATAAAATAATCAATACGGAACTTACATTGCCATATTATGATAGAAATATTCTTAAAGAAATTTTTAAAAATAAACTTATTGAGAAAATAGGTGAAGAATATAGAATTAGAGTGACTTACGCTTTAGATATGGGAATGGGATATTCTCAAACTTTCGATAATAATGAGAATATATTAAATGACTTTACTATTTGGATTTCTAATATTCGACAAATAAAAAAAATGATTAATTCTATTTATATTAATTTCAATGGCTTTTTTAATGAAATCAATTTTACAGATTTAATTTATTTAGAATTATTGAAATTGCATCATCCTTATTTATATAAATCAATCTATAATAAAAAAGATATAATATTCAGGGAGACAAAAGGGAAACTCTATCTTGAAAAGATTAACAAAGATCCGGAAGAAGGTATGGATAATACAGTATTTGGTAGGATTTTAAAAGATTACTGTAATGGTCGTAAAATAGGAGATAATGATAAAGAGTCAATTTATTCAATCTTTACTAATTTATTTTCAATTTATAAAAATAATATGATGATAAATCTAGATAGAGGAAATGATTTAGATGAAAAGCTTTCCATTTCATATTCTTCTAAATTTGAAAGATACTTTGCTCAATATATATTTCGAGGAAATATTTCCGAGAATGACTTTAACGTTTTATTAAATATTGGAGAAAACGAAAGAAGAAAAATGGTTATAGATTTAATAGATAATGGTAAAGAAAAGGATCTTAAATTTAGATTTTTAACAGATTTCTCATATAAAAATAAACAAGAATTCGAAAATACAATTAAAACTATTTTACAGTTAGTAAATACAAACTCACGAATTAATCCAGAATATAAAATTGGATATGAAGAAAGGAAATTTAAATATAAGATTCAAGAATATTCAGGAAATGAAAAATTTGTAAATTTATATGAATCAAAAGAAGAGCTCAAACAATTTATTAATGGAGTTTTTTTAGAGGCTGAATATCCTTATTTATTTGAATCATCAGTATTAAGGGATATTAATTTAAATCTTTATAAAGGTAGTACAATATTCTCATTAAATAATAAAGAAATTAATATTCTTCTAAAAAGCTATTTTATGACATATTTATATTTTACTGAATATTTTGATTCTAATTTTTTCCATTTACTTATAAATTGTAAAAAAATTATGTATTCAGGTAATCGGTCAAAATATAATCGAAAAATAAGATTAGATAATGATATTAAGGACATTATAATTGAGAAATTAGAAGATGATAATAATTCTTTGTTTTATATGAAATCTCTTATAGATTACGAATATGATAACATTGTAGGTATAAGAAAAGAATCTATAATAGAAATATTTGATTCAATGGAAAATTTTGAAAAATTAATTTTAATGAAAATTGATGAAAATGCTTTAGATGCTAAAAAAGAATTTAAATATTTTTATTATAATGTGAGAGCTTATAATTGGAAAGCTATTAATTATGATTTTAAGTTTTTCGATTTTTCTGAAGGATATGTACTATGA